Proteins encoded together in one Bacteroides ovatus window:
- a CDS encoding DUF3945 domain-containing protein encodes MAQKKDMEEKPKRARKPKVKSNALPVEQINELMFIHNKNDPQTGVQAVSGIDEKGKVQTVPADERNENSFLKFEKNSSILENFIKNFWSQLKEPTHFRLIRMTIHDYKQNKQAIKELSQGKETDTVKEFLKRYEIRPRENREQSKNEKEKETMAKKQTPQEKAQQPVQTPQTQEQQAPRYRYNENMVNWEALEKIGVSKASLEQQGLLDSMLKGYKTNKLVPLTLTLTSAKVKLDARLSFIAMPDGQIGLGIHGIRKEPELERPYFGHIFTEEDKKHLRETGNMGRVAELNLNGGTYTPCLISIDKNTNELVAVRQENVYIPNEVKGIKLTADEINALKEGKPVYVDGMTSKNGKPFDATLQYSAERRGLEFIYPESQGFNQQSLGGVQLSPSQIKMLSEGHTILVEDMKRTDGALFSSFVTLDKVTGRPQYTRHNPENGEIYIPKEICNVQLTPEDKEALRKGQPVFLENMINRKGEEFSSFVKLDMNTGRPQYSRTPDGFSERQAPIVPAEVYGHVFTAQERANLQDGKAILVSDLKSANNKTFSSYLKVNANSGQLQYFQENPDIRRNTTRRTAQTDDMQNQQHEQKKGSRQAV; translated from the coding sequence ATGGCACAGAAAAAAGACATGGAAGAGAAACCTAAAAGAGCAAGGAAGCCCAAAGTCAAAAGCAATGCGCTTCCAGTGGAACAAATCAATGAACTGATGTTTATCCACAACAAAAATGATCCGCAAACCGGTGTTCAAGCCGTCAGCGGAATTGACGAAAAAGGAAAAGTGCAAACAGTCCCTGCCGATGAAAGGAACGAAAACTCTTTTCTAAAATTCGAAAAGAACTCCAGTATCCTCGAAAACTTTATCAAGAACTTCTGGAGCCAACTCAAGGAACCGACACATTTCCGGCTCATACGCATGACTATTCATGATTACAAGCAGAACAAGCAGGCAATCAAGGAGCTGTCACAAGGCAAAGAAACGGATACAGTGAAGGAATTCCTCAAGCGCTACGAAATCCGTCCGAGAGAAAACAGGGAACAAAGTAAGAACGAAAAAGAAAAAGAGACTATGGCAAAAAAGCAAACCCCACAGGAAAAAGCACAGCAACCGGTACAAACACCGCAGACGCAGGAGCAGCAGGCTCCACGCTACCGTTACAACGAAAACATGGTGAACTGGGAGGCACTGGAAAAGATCGGTGTCTCGAAAGCCTCACTCGAACAGCAGGGACTGTTGGATTCCATGCTGAAAGGATACAAGACAAACAAGCTGGTTCCGCTCACCCTGACCCTGACAAGTGCTAAAGTCAAGCTGGACGCGCGTCTTTCGTTCATAGCCATGCCGGACGGACAAATCGGTCTGGGGATTCACGGTATCCGCAAGGAGCCGGAACTGGAAAGACCATACTTCGGACACATTTTTACAGAAGAGGACAAGAAGCATCTCCGGGAGACGGGAAACATGGGACGGGTAGCGGAACTGAATCTGAACGGGGGAACCTATACGCCCTGTCTCATCTCCATCGACAAGAATACCAATGAACTGGTGGCCGTACGGCAGGAGAATGTGTATATTCCAAACGAGGTAAAAGGTATCAAACTGACAGCCGACGAGATCAATGCGCTCAAGGAAGGGAAGCCGGTATATGTGGACGGCATGACCTCAAAGAACGGAAAGCCGTTCGACGCGACGCTGCAATACAGTGCGGAACGCAGGGGACTGGAATTTATCTACCCGGAAAGTCAGGGATTCAACCAGCAGAGCCTGGGAGGCGTACAACTTTCCCCAAGCCAGATCAAGATGCTCAGCGAAGGGCATACCATTCTTGTGGAAGACATGAAACGTACCGACGGAGCCCTGTTCTCCTCTTTTGTCACTTTGGACAAAGTAACCGGACGACCGCAATACACACGACACAATCCGGAAAACGGAGAAATATATATCCCGAAAGAGATCTGCAACGTACAACTGACTCCTGAAGACAAGGAGGCCCTGCGCAAAGGACAACCCGTATTCCTGGAAAACATGATCAACCGCAAGGGGGAGGAGTTCTCCTCCTTCGTCAAACTGGACATGAATACTGGCAGGCCCCAATACTCCCGCACACCGGACGGATTCAGCGAACGCCAGGCACCGATTGTTCCGGCAGAAGTATACGGGCATGTGTTCACCGCACAGGAGCGGGCCAACCTGCAGGACGGAAAAGCCATACTCGTATCGGACCTGAAAAGCGCGAACAACAAGACATTCAGTTCCTATCTGAAAGTGAACGCAAATTCCGGACAGCTGCAATACTTTCAGGAGAACCCGGACATACGTCGCAATACAACCCGGCGTACCGCACAAACGGACGACATGCAAAACCAACAGCATGAACAGAAAAAAGGCAGCAGACAAGCCGTATAA
- a CDS encoding DNA topoisomerase, with the protein MIAILTDKPNVGKEIARILGAQTRENGYMTGNGYMVTWTFGNMLSLAMPKDYGIERPEREDFPLNPAPFKLMVKHVKTDTGWVPDINAVLQLKVIEKVFATCDTIIAATDASREGEMVFRYLYQYLDCHKPYRRLWISSLTDEAVLEGMANLKAGSLFDPMFLAADSRNKADWLLGMNASYAICQTTGTGNNSLGRVQTPVLAAISSRYRERENHIATDTFPVFVSLYKDNILFKMRCTEELTDREAATRFYGDCKAAGQARITAVSRQVKEIEPPALYNLTELQKDACRHYGMTAGKSLEIVQRLYEKKLISYPRTSSRFLSRDVYDRLPSTMEKILNRKEFRPYVRTMGINIFDLPDRVVDEERVAEHHAIIITNMYPEALEREEMQLYLMIIGRMLEAFMPACKVEYTTVDAICAARNFRCHTYRIIEKGWFGVFEREDEIAGQQYHPIPIPELKNGETVTVTGCNLIHKKDLPVSAYTDAGLIEYMDTAGLGTVATRTGILQTLIDRKYVRYSGGYIIPTRKGLYIYETVRGMKIADPALTSGWETQLAGMEQGKLTQEEFLEGALKLAGEVTEEIFRKYQK; encoded by the coding sequence ATGATTGCAATATTGACGGACAAGCCCAATGTGGGAAAAGAGATAGCAAGAATTCTGGGCGCACAGACCAGGGAAAACGGATATATGACCGGAAACGGATACATGGTGACATGGACTTTCGGAAACATGCTGTCACTGGCCATGCCGAAAGATTATGGAATAGAACGCCCGGAACGGGAAGACTTTCCTCTGAATCCCGCTCCCTTCAAACTAATGGTAAAGCATGTCAAGACCGATACGGGGTGGGTACCCGACATCAATGCGGTACTTCAACTGAAAGTGATTGAGAAAGTATTTGCCACCTGCGATACGATCATCGCGGCCACCGACGCCTCCCGTGAAGGGGAAATGGTATTCAGATACCTGTACCAATATCTGGACTGTCACAAGCCGTACCGCCGCTTATGGATTTCCTCACTCACGGATGAAGCCGTACTGGAGGGCATGGCGAATCTCAAAGCAGGCAGCCTGTTTGACCCGATGTTCCTCGCCGCAGACAGCCGTAACAAGGCGGACTGGCTGTTGGGAATGAATGCCAGCTACGCCATCTGCCAGACTACCGGAACGGGAAACAATTCCCTCGGACGGGTACAGACACCCGTACTGGCAGCCATCAGCAGCCGCTACCGCGAGCGTGAAAACCATATCGCGACAGATACTTTTCCTGTCTTTGTCAGCTTATACAAGGACAATATCCTGTTCAAGATGCGCTGCACGGAAGAACTTACAGACCGTGAAGCGGCAACACGATTTTACGGTGACTGCAAGGCTGCCGGACAGGCACGTATTACCGCCGTCAGCAGACAAGTAAAAGAAATAGAGCCTCCCGCACTCTATAACCTGACCGAACTCCAGAAGGATGCCTGCCGGCATTACGGGATGACCGCCGGAAAATCATTGGAAATTGTACAGAGGCTTTACGAGAAGAAACTGATTTCCTATCCGCGTACTTCCAGCCGTTTCCTTTCCAGGGATGTTTACGACAGGCTGCCTTCCACCATGGAAAAGATTCTCAACCGGAAAGAATTCCGGCCGTATGTCAGGACAATGGGAATCAATATTTTCGATCTGCCGGACAGGGTTGTCGACGAGGAGCGGGTAGCGGAGCACCATGCCATCATCATCACCAATATGTATCCCGAAGCACTGGAAAGGGAGGAAATGCAGCTTTACCTGATGATTATCGGGCGGATGCTGGAAGCCTTCATGCCCGCATGCAAAGTGGAATACACCACAGTGGATGCCATATGCGCCGCCCGCAACTTCAGATGCCATACCTACCGTATCATCGAAAAGGGATGGTTCGGGGTCTTTGAAAGGGAGGATGAGATTGCCGGACAGCAGTACCACCCCATCCCCATTCCGGAACTAAAGAACGGAGAAACGGTCACCGTGACGGGCTGTAACCTGATACATAAGAAAGACCTGCCCGTGTCCGCATATACCGATGCCGGACTGATCGAATACATGGACACTGCCGGGCTGGGAACCGTCGCCACCCGTACCGGCATACTGCAAACCCTGATTGACCGTAAATATGTACGATACTCCGGAGGATATATCATTCCCACCCGAAAGGGACTTTACATATATGAAACGGTACGGGGAATGAAAATAGCGGATCCCGCACTCACATCGGGATGGGAAACGCAACTGGCAGGGATGGAACAGGGAAAACTTACACAGGAAGAATTCCTCGAAGGGGCGTTGAAGCTGGCAGGCGAGGTAACGGAAGAAATCTTCCGGAAATATCAGAAATAG
- a CDS encoding helix-turn-helix domain-containing protein — MMYIDNEVLEKMIMTIVEGFDRIEKKLDRMNRLKDCLDGDTLLDNCDLAQLLGVTQRTIARYREKGLIRYYQTDENGKNFYRSSEIREFLQQKGKKKS, encoded by the coding sequence ATGATGTATATAGATAATGAGGTACTCGAAAAAATGATAATGACTATTGTAGAAGGTTTTGACCGTATAGAAAAGAAACTTGACCGTATGAACCGTTTGAAAGACTGTCTGGATGGTGACACCCTGCTTGACAACTGTGATCTGGCACAACTTCTGGGCGTGACACAGAGGACTATTGCCCGTTACCGTGAAAAGGGGCTTATCCGTTACTACCAGACCGACGAAAACGGAAAGAACTTTTATCGTAGTTCGGAGATCCGGGAGTTTCTGCAGCAGAAAGGAAAGAAAAAATCCTGA
- a CDS encoding PRTRC system protein E, whose translation MFFQSIYQMMSAGTDLNINIRRTDGKLSVAVMPRRTTLKDETGQAIVPLILNGTPMELDGQFLQAVTSPLQRVQEVLVNLETFEKQAQQAASQGKAARSAGSKETKETREKQEKMEKLLKRAEEAYTAGRYSEATTCFRQAKVLADADRQKQIEARILEVQKESAQCSLFPEEDTQAKPASQQQPVNGATAGKQPDGQMQIFTVQPPGQQTPPVQPAQQPMPQPQIIQPQPVQQAYQPGMPQPMYGGYYQNPVNGIPQQPTEYPQMYPGQPAGQQWQPQQWQQAPSMPQPQAPAIQTVQGTTGREYRSQPQPDEALTFDKDDESDRELLREDPYAEYIDFPHECRMKDEVQAELICY comes from the coding sequence ATGTTTTTCCAATCAATTTATCAGATGATGTCGGCAGGCACAGACCTGAACATCAACATCAGGAGAACGGACGGAAAACTCTCCGTAGCGGTAATGCCCAGGCGCACAACACTCAAGGATGAAACCGGACAGGCCATCGTGCCGCTCATACTCAACGGCACCCCCATGGAACTGGACGGACAATTCCTGCAGGCCGTCACCTCACCCTTGCAGAGAGTGCAGGAAGTGTTGGTCAATCTTGAAACCTTCGAGAAACAGGCACAGCAGGCGGCATCACAAGGCAAGGCCGCCAGGAGTGCGGGCAGCAAGGAGACAAAAGAGACACGTGAGAAACAGGAAAAAATGGAGAAACTCCTCAAACGTGCGGAAGAAGCCTACACGGCAGGAAGGTACTCGGAAGCGACGACCTGCTTCAGGCAGGCCAAGGTACTCGCGGACGCGGACAGGCAGAAACAGATAGAGGCAAGAATACTGGAAGTGCAGAAGGAGTCAGCACAATGCAGCCTGTTCCCTGAAGAGGATACGCAGGCAAAGCCGGCTTCACAACAGCAGCCCGTAAACGGGGCAACGGCCGGAAAACAGCCGGACGGGCAGATGCAGATATTCACGGTACAACCACCCGGACAGCAGACACCGCCCGTGCAGCCGGCACAACAACCGATGCCCCAACCGCAGATAATACAGCCGCAACCCGTACAGCAGGCTTATCAGCCGGGAATGCCGCAACCGATGTACGGCGGGTACTACCAGAATCCGGTAAACGGTATCCCGCAGCAGCCCACGGAATATCCCCAAATGTATCCCGGACAACCCGCAGGGCAGCAATGGCAGCCACAACAGTGGCAACAGGCACCGTCGATGCCGCAACCACAGGCACCCGCCATACAGACGGTTCAGGGAACTACGGGAAGGGAATACCGTTCACAGCCACAGCCTGACGAAGCGCTCACCTTCGACAAGGATGACGAGAGTGACAGGGAACTCCTAAGGGAAGACCCTTATGCGGAATACATCGACTTTCCACATGAATGCCGCATGAAGGACGAAGTACAGGCGGAACTGATATGTTATTAA
- a CDS encoding prokaryotic E2 ligase family D protein: MNEMTKQIQQIMYPKAALIAYECETADFSRPQNYLELRPINERGRMGAGIPVTYEFMNSLTESYTEGMNGTPHGRIPPNMLLCDPRKGHEKYIWYNPPQKRKMYFQSCLHITDGTFNVPGIIYVVEQESMDVHAFKGTVPQEQTELYLAPFFNVTGADVCLGNSALEKPLDTDFSGFQEYWEKRFWLSEFSHLGGSRNPTRSNLVSVTEKARENPFDYSELKPSGKKLKDILL, from the coding sequence ATGAATGAAATGACAAAACAGATACAGCAGATCATGTATCCCAAAGCGGCACTGATCGCTTATGAATGTGAAACGGCTGATTTTTCACGCCCACAGAATTATCTCGAACTCCGGCCCATCAATGAAAGAGGACGGATGGGAGCGGGAATTCCCGTAACCTATGAATTCATGAACTCCCTGACGGAATCCTACACGGAAGGCATGAACGGGACACCACACGGACGCATCCCTCCCAATATGCTCCTGTGTGATCCCAGAAAAGGTCATGAAAAGTACATATGGTACAATCCGCCACAAAAAAGAAAAATGTACTTTCAATCCTGTCTGCACATCACTGACGGAACCTTCAATGTTCCCGGGATTATTTATGTGGTGGAACAGGAGAGCATGGACGTCCATGCCTTCAAGGGAACAGTTCCCCAGGAACAGACGGAGCTTTACCTGGCACCGTTCTTCAATGTAACCGGAGCGGATGTCTGTCTGGGGAACTCGGCACTGGAAAAACCGCTGGACACCGATTTTTCCGGCTTCCAGGAATACTGGGAGAAACGTTTCTGGCTTAGCGAGTTCTCGCATCTGGGAGGCAGCAGGAACCCGACACGCAGCAACCTGGTTTCCGTAACGGAAAAGGCACGGGAGAACCCGTTTGACTACAGTGAGCTGAAACCATCCGGTAAAAAACTTAAAGACATCCTCTTATGA
- a CDS encoding helix-turn-helix domain-containing protein, which produces MEVISIEARTFEEMKQALSSIIRNIHDQKGKRPEDSLEGWIDNQEACIMMDISPRKLLSLRSTGKIPYSKIDRKIYYRKKDINMYMEKLLQKGNY; this is translated from the coding sequence ATGGAAGTTATCAGCATTGAAGCTAGGACATTCGAAGAAATGAAACAGGCATTGAGTTCAATTATCCGGAACATCCATGACCAAAAGGGAAAGAGGCCGGAAGACAGTCTGGAGGGATGGATAGACAATCAGGAAGCATGCATCATGATGGACATCTCTCCGAGAAAATTACTGTCTCTGCGCAGTACGGGAAAAATACCGTACAGCAAGATAGACAGAAAGATCTATTACCGGAAGAAAGACATAAACATGTATATGGAGAAACTATTGCAAAAAGGAAACTATTAA
- a CDS encoding PRTRC system ThiF family protein yields the protein MRKIHYTDNYLLKPYHPVTVFIIGAGGTGSQVITNLARMDTALQASGHPGLHVTLFDPDTVTQANIGRQLFSETELGMNKAIAAVTRINRFFGTAWMAESRRYPPAGTSKNRDAKPELANIIITCTDNVRSRLDLWRFLKKYREITINNEKTVYYWMDFGNAQTTGQVFIGTVRNKIKQPVSKEFLPVPRMNVITEEVSYSVIKEKDSGPSCSLAEALGKQDLYINSMLAQVGCGILWRMFKEGRTLYRGAYVNLDTLRVNPVPV from the coding sequence ATGAGAAAAATCCATTATACAGACAATTATCTGCTGAAACCCTATCATCCCGTCACCGTGTTCATTATCGGCGCGGGAGGAACGGGATCACAAGTGATCACCAACCTGGCACGCATGGACACTGCGTTGCAGGCATCAGGACATCCGGGGCTGCATGTCACCCTGTTCGATCCAGACACCGTCACGCAGGCCAACATAGGACGCCAGCTGTTCAGTGAAACGGAACTGGGCATGAACAAGGCGATAGCAGCCGTAACACGTATCAACCGTTTTTTCGGTACGGCATGGATGGCGGAAAGCCGCCGTTATCCTCCGGCAGGAACATCGAAAAACAGGGATGCCAAACCGGAGCTGGCAAACATTATCATTACCTGCACGGACAATGTACGGTCACGGCTCGACTTGTGGAGATTTCTAAAAAAATACAGGGAGATCACCATAAACAATGAAAAAACGGTATACTACTGGATGGACTTCGGCAATGCGCAAACCACCGGACAGGTCTTTATCGGTACCGTACGCAATAAGATAAAGCAACCGGTATCAAAGGAATTTCTGCCGGTACCCAGGATGAATGTCATAACCGAAGAAGTGAGTTATTCAGTTATAAAGGAGAAGGATTCGGGACCGAGCTGCTCGCTGGCGGAAGCATTGGGGAAGCAGGACCTGTACATCAACTCCATGCTGGCACAAGTCGGCTGTGGCATTCTCTGGAGGATGTTCAAGGAAGGAAGAACCCTGTACAGAGGAGCCTATGTCAATCTGGACACCCTTAGGGTGAATCCAGTTCCGGTATAG
- a CDS encoding PRTRC system protein C yields MALDIKGIKRVFKLKKGNSTLVLEDPDSRMSLTEVTDFYSMNYPELTTATLHGPEFEEDRAVYHFKTTIGTKG; encoded by the coding sequence ATGGCACTTGACATCAAAGGAATCAAAAGAGTATTCAAACTGAAGAAAGGAAACTCAACGCTGGTACTGGAAGACCCGGACAGCAGAATGTCACTGACGGAGGTTACGGACTTCTATTCCATGAATTACCCGGAACTGACCACGGCAACCCTGCACGGGCCGGAATTTGAGGAAGACCGGGCCGTGTACCACTTCAAAACCACCATAGGGACGAAAGGATAG
- a CDS encoding NAD(P)H-dependent flavin oxidoreductase, giving the protein MKSFFIGNIEIKTPVIQGGMGVGISLSGLASAVANEGGVGVISCAGLGLLYPKGKGTYPEKCINGLKEEIRKARAKTKGIIGVNVMVALSNYADMVRTAIEEKIDVVFSGAGLPLDLPSYLTPESTTKLVPIVSSSRAAKIICDKWQKNYNYLPDAIVVEGPKAGGHLGFKKEQLQDQHYALEALIPEVVMIASSYKEQKQIPVIAAGGISTGEDIAHFMELGAAGVQMGSIFVTTQECDASETFKEVYIHSKSEDVLIIESPVGMPGRAIDGEFIHNVNSGLERPKSCSFHCIKTCDYTKSPYCIIKALYNAAKGNMKKGYAFAGSNAFLAEKISSVKEVMSTLEREFFLATHKLA; this is encoded by the coding sequence ATGAAATCATTCTTTATAGGAAATATTGAGATAAAAACACCTGTAATACAAGGTGGAATGGGAGTAGGTATCTCGCTCTCGGGTTTGGCTTCGGCAGTAGCAAACGAAGGAGGAGTAGGCGTTATATCATGCGCAGGTTTAGGTTTGTTATACCCCAAAGGGAAAGGTACTTATCCTGAAAAATGTATTAACGGGCTGAAAGAGGAAATCCGGAAAGCACGTGCGAAAACAAAAGGTATTATTGGCGTAAACGTCATGGTTGCTTTATCGAATTATGCGGATATGGTGCGCACCGCAATCGAGGAAAAGATTGATGTGGTATTTTCCGGTGCCGGGCTTCCACTCGACCTGCCTTCATATCTGACTCCGGAGAGTACAACCAAGCTAGTGCCTATTGTATCTTCTTCACGAGCAGCCAAAATCATCTGCGATAAATGGCAGAAGAACTATAATTATCTGCCCGATGCAATCGTGGTGGAGGGGCCTAAAGCCGGTGGACATTTAGGATTCAAAAAAGAACAATTACAGGATCAGCATTATGCTTTGGAAGCTTTGATTCCGGAAGTGGTAATGATTGCATCCAGCTATAAAGAACAGAAACAGATTCCGGTGATTGCCGCCGGCGGCATTTCGACAGGTGAAGATATTGCACATTTTATGGAACTGGGAGCTGCAGGGGTACAAATGGGAAGTATATTTGTTACCACCCAGGAATGTGACGCGTCCGAGACGTTCAAGGAAGTATATATTCACTCCAAGTCCGAAGATGTTCTTATTATTGAAAGTCCTGTGGGAATGCCAGGACGAGCTATTGACGGGGAATTTATTCACAATGTGAATAGTGGACTGGAGAGGCCTAAGAGTTGCTCATTCCATTGTATCAAAACATGTGATTATACAAAAAGCCCTTATTGCATTATTAAGGCTTTATATAATGCAGCCAAAGGAAATATGAAAAAAGGCTATGCTTTTGCCGGTAGCAATGCTTTTCTCGCTGAAAAAATCAGTAGTGTAAAAGAAGTAATGAGTACACTGGAGCGCGAGTTTTTCTTGGCAACCCATAAACTGGCTTAA
- a CDS encoding cold shock domain-containing protein: MAKSMTVGKRENEKKRLAKREEKLKKKESKKLSGSSNSFEDMIAYVDENGMITSTPPTEDIKKEEINPDEIIIATPKKEEEEPTILRGRVEFFNESRGFGFIKDLSGVEKYFFHVNNVIGNIAENNIVTFDLERGVKGMNAINISLENKSTSEDLAQSKPV; this comes from the coding sequence ATGGCAAAATCCATGACAGTTGGTAAACGTGAAAATGAAAAGAAAAGACTCGCTAAACGAGAAGAAAAACTGAAAAAGAAAGAAAGCAAGAAATTATCGGGCAGCTCAAATAGCTTTGAGGATATGATTGCCTATGTAGATGAGAACGGAATGATAACTTCGACTCCTCCGACAGAGGATATAAAGAAGGAAGAAATTAATCCGGATGAAATAATTATAGCAACTCCTAAAAAGGAAGAAGAGGAGCCGACGATTTTGAGAGGACGGGTTGAGTTTTTTAATGAGTCAAGAGGATTTGGCTTTATTAAAGACCTTTCAGGTGTTGAGAAATACTTTTTTCATGTGAACAATGTCATTGGCAATATTGCAGAAAATAATATCGTAACATTTGACCTTGAGCGTGGAGTGAAAGGCATGAATGCGATCAATATCTCTTTGGAAAACAAATCTACATCGGAAGATTTAGCTCAATCTAAACCTGTATAG
- a CDS encoding DUF4099 domain-containing protein, translated as MKQNTNQIFKAEDLDWKELETAGIHKEELESNGNMELLLQGEATEAMPLKICTPILHITMDATLKLTAGTDGKPVMEIYGLSPEAEEATGE; from the coding sequence ATGAAGCAGAACACAAATCAGATATTCAAGGCGGAAGACCTTGACTGGAAAGAACTGGAAACAGCAGGGATACACAAAGAAGAACTGGAAAGCAACGGGAACATGGAACTGCTCCTGCAAGGTGAAGCAACAGAAGCCATGCCATTAAAAATCTGCACTCCCATACTCCATATAACAATGGACGCCACCCTCAAGCTCACGGCAGGAACGGACGGAAAGCCGGTAATGGAGATTTACGGCCTTAGTCCCGAAGCGGAAGAAGCGACCGGCGAATAA
- a CDS encoding helix-turn-helix domain-containing protein, producing MAQDLLTKESPEIIRFFQDIEYLTRFLDSEQDRYRPVLNGERYITEAELAELLKITRRTLIEHRTTGLFPYYRLGGRILYKENDIIKLLNENRLEAFNS from the coding sequence ATGGCACAAGACCTGCTGACAAAAGAAAGCCCGGAAATCATCCGCTTCTTTCAAGACATAGAATACCTCACAAGATTTCTGGACAGTGAACAGGATAGATACAGGCCCGTTCTAAATGGAGAAAGGTACATTACCGAAGCCGAACTGGCGGAACTGTTGAAAATAACAAGACGGACACTGATAGAACACAGGACAACCGGACTTTTCCCTTATTACCGGTTGGGCGGCAGAATTCTCTATAAAGAGAACGATATTATAAAACTATTGAATGAAAACAGGCTGGAAGCCTTCAATAGCTGA
- a CDS encoding DEAD/DEAH box helicase, with product MTFKELNITEPILKAIEEKGYAVPTPIQGEAIPAALAKRDILGCAQTGTGKTASFAIPIIQHLQMNKEAAKCRGIKALILTPTRELALQISECINDYAKYTQVRHGVIFGGVNQRPQVDMLHKGIDILVATPGRLLDLMNQGHIHLDKIQYFVLDEADRMLDMGFIHDIKRILPKLPKEKQTLFFSATMPDTIISLTNSLLKNPVRISITPKSSTVDAIEQMVYFVEKKEKSLLLVSILQKSEDQSVLVFSRTKHNADKIVKILGKAGIGSQAIHGNKSQAARQLALGNFKSGKTRVMVATDIAARGIDINELPLVINYDLPDVPETYVHRIGRTGRAGNTGTALTFCSQEERKLVNDIQKLTGKKLNKASYTI from the coding sequence ATGACATTTAAAGAATTAAATATAACCGAACCGATTTTAAAAGCTATTGAAGAAAAAGGATATGCAGTGCCCACTCCCATTCAGGGAGAGGCAATTCCGGCTGCATTAGCAAAAAGAGATATATTAGGCTGTGCGCAAACGGGAACAGGTAAAACTGCTTCGTTTGCTATTCCCATTATACAACATTTGCAAATGAATAAAGAGGCAGCCAAGTGCCGGGGGATTAAAGCGTTGATTTTGACGCCCACCCGTGAACTTGCCTTGCAAATAAGTGAATGCATTAATGATTATGCCAAATATACCCAAGTGCGGCATGGGGTTATTTTTGGCGGAGTAAATCAACGTCCTCAAGTTGACATGTTACACAAAGGAATTGATATCCTGGTTGCTACACCGGGACGTTTGCTTGACTTGATGAATCAGGGACATATCCATCTGGATAAGATACAATATTTTGTACTTGATGAAGCAGACCGTATGCTTGATATGGGATTTATTCATGATATCAAGCGGATATTACCAAAACTTCCGAAAGAAAAACAGACTTTATTCTTCTCCGCTACAATGCCTGATACAATTATTTCTTTAACGAATTCTTTGTTGAAGAATCCTGTACGAATCAGCATAACTCCGAAATCATCGACTGTGGATGCTATTGAACAGATGGTTTATTTCGTAGAGAAAAAGGAAAAGAGTCTTTTACTGGTTTCGATTTTGCAAAAATCAGAAGATCAGTCGGTGTTGGTATTTTCACGTACGAAGCATAATGCTGATAAGATCGTAAAGATACTGGGCAAGGCGGGAATTGGTAGCCAGGCGATTCATGGAAATAAAAGTCAGGCAGCGCGGCAGTTGGCTTTGGGCAATTTCAAGTCGGGCAAAACACGTGTGATGGTGGCTACTGATATTGCAGCCAGAGGTATCGATATTAACGAACTTCCTTTAGTTATCAACTATGATCTTCCTGATGTGCCGGAAACGTATGTGCATCGTATCGGACGTACCGGAAGAGCCGGGAATACAGGGACAGCACTGACATTCTGCTCGCAGGAAGAGCGTAAACTCGTTAATGATATTCAGAAACTGACGGGTAAGAAGCTGAATAAAGCCAGTTATACTATTTGA